The following proteins come from a genomic window of bacterium:
- a CDS encoding leucyl aminopeptidase: MKLTVKSSEAVREACDFLVLFEGAKRNDALGRAAADALKAAGRKPNQSLFVWPAPTGSPHKLLVIARPEKYQMFPSPMKAGCICGDIAKLAKERGARRICIDLASSPESEEFRDYADGLLTAGYEFQNYRETPSRFFEKLHISLAVDGKKLAARKSELSRIIAISEGVALARELVNQPPNVVNPIYLAEKLYEEAKEIGVKCKVYDEKSLASEGWAGHIAVGKGSATPPRMAVAEMGGGNRKGDGAKKLAFVGKGLTFDTGGISIKPWDGMWSMKGDMAGAAAVIGAFRALAKLGQAGPISFLVCCAENMPGGRAYRPSDIVKYKNGKCVEIISTDAEGRMVLADGLIHAGELGATHIVDIATLTGACVVALGNDYTGLIGNDDSFTAAVKAAAGRSGELVWELPLPAWYKELLKSEYCDFKNAGGRYGGAITAGVFLSEFVEKGRKWCHLDIAPTFMVETPKRQFLQAGGTGVAVRTLVELASTFGDE, from the coding sequence GTGAAACTCACCGTCAAATCCAGCGAGGCCGTACGCGAGGCTTGCGATTTTTTGGTTCTCTTCGAAGGCGCCAAGCGCAATGACGCATTGGGCAGGGCCGCAGCGGACGCACTCAAGGCCGCGGGGCGCAAGCCGAATCAGAGCTTGTTTGTTTGGCCCGCGCCGACCGGGTCGCCGCACAAACTTCTGGTTATTGCAAGACCTGAAAAATACCAGATGTTTCCATCCCCGATGAAAGCAGGATGCATCTGCGGCGATATCGCCAAGTTGGCAAAAGAGCGCGGGGCGCGGCGGATTTGCATTGACTTGGCGTCTTCTCCGGAAAGCGAGGAATTTAGAGATTATGCCGATGGCCTTCTTACCGCGGGATACGAATTTCAGAATTACCGTGAAACGCCTTCCAGGTTTTTCGAAAAGCTGCACATATCTCTCGCTGTCGACGGCAAGAAACTCGCCGCCCGAAAGTCCGAGCTTTCCCGCATCATCGCCATCTCCGAGGGTGTTGCTCTCGCAAGGGAACTTGTCAACCAACCGCCGAATGTGGTGAATCCCATTTACCTTGCCGAAAAGCTTTACGAAGAAGCCAAGGAAATAGGCGTGAAGTGCAAAGTTTATGACGAAAAGAGCCTTGCGTCGGAAGGTTGGGCGGGCCATATCGCGGTCGGCAAAGGCAGCGCCACCCCCCCAAGAATGGCGGTCGCCGAAATGGGCGGCGGCAACCGCAAGGGCGACGGCGCTAAAAAATTGGCATTTGTTGGTAAGGGATTGACATTCGATACCGGCGGCATTTCAATTAAACCATGGGACGGCATGTGGTCGATGAAGGGCGACATGGCCGGAGCCGCGGCCGTAATTGGAGCGTTTCGCGCGCTGGCCAAGCTTGGCCAAGCCGGGCCGATCAGCTTTCTTGTCTGTTGTGCCGAAAATATGCCCGGCGGCAGAGCGTATCGGCCAAGCGATATCGTCAAGTACAAGAACGGCAAGTGCGTGGAGATTATCTCGACCGATGCGGAAGGGCGGATGGTCCTTGCCGACGGTCTGATACACGCGGGCGAGCTCGGAGCGACACATATCGTCGACATCGCCACGCTTACCGGAGCCTGCGTTGTGGCGCTTGGCAACGATTACACCGGTTTGATTGGGAATGATGATTCATTCACCGCCGCGGTCAAGGCCGCAGCCGGCCGTTCGGGAGAACTAGTTTGGGAATTGCCGCTTCCGGCTTGGTACAAGGAGCTTCTAAAGAGCGAATACTGCGATTTCAAGAATGCCGGAGGTAGGTACGGCGGAGCCATTACGGCGGGCGTTTTCCTTTCGGAGTTCGTGGAGAAAGGGCGCAAATGGTGTCATCTGGACATCGCACCGACGTTTATGGTGGAGACGCCGAAGCGGCAGTTTTTGCAAGCAGGCGGAACCGGCGTCGCGGTCAGAACCTTGGTGGAACTAGCGTCAACATTCGGTGATGAATAA
- a CDS encoding cold shock domain-containing protein, which produces MTQRYIGRVKWFNATKGFGFIEHPGNQDVFVHFTEIVGNGYRELTEGEEVEFSLKDTPRGSQAVQVVRLGRR; this is translated from the coding sequence ATGACGCAGCGCTACATCGGACGCGTAAAGTGGTTCAACGCGACAAAGGGGTTCGGGTTTATCGAGCATCCCGGAAACCAGGATGTTTTCGTGCACTTTACAGAGATAGTCGGCAACGGTTATCGCGAGCTTACAGAAGGCGAGGAAGTCGAGTTTTCACTGAAGGACACGCCGCGCGGAAGCCAAGCTGTCCAGGTTGTACGGCTTGGCCGACGCTAA
- a CDS encoding tetratricopeptide repeat protein has translation MLVFKKEVQSYMEFEPNDRQTPKPSGDSRDASASGRLWWTALFVFFAVEAIFVAALVQSGDWPSSRRGSFIGTRQPGIEDFTSDDIAAYLTAEWKSGDTTLKFHPGSSTAQNPEEFFKALKSDFETIKDIFDAENATLPGEILIFGDELDEVLSMHQINGGWIDGSRLFAPEGRSAVRPLLRLVSNDTLEDRVPGFFASLSDFVGGYLDFYNAHPYEDFFQQTDSEWQQDALLAIPAARVVLDDQRLSPYFISLPERGESLFANTDAASKILIKGFYRYLLDTYEWKGFASLLGIGSTKGDAFEQAFGKPLKDLLNEFQVKLDTISKDPKSDSEAPFLFAQAKLRALEAGALAVTSRTQVYSDVESLLSQEVKRFRLPTRDLARRNSALGRLYAARFLSYPDPSTNEAKDWMKKAVGILGSRSSNEDAAEAIRNKWTSGLINEYAGNYEEADVYFSQLIGRPDLALHFLPRYADILIARRNFQRAADVLSLYLDIHPNNLRARFQRMSCLAKTRDLEGASSDAALILDHPAVLEGLHVEWKKVAEHIKAEFETNPDAAKVEWKPAQKPKPEEPVNKPARGSRERKPSGSSR, from the coding sequence TTGCTCGTTTTCAAGAAGGAAGTGCAAAGCTATATGGAATTCGAGCCCAATGATCGGCAGACGCCGAAGCCGAGCGGCGATTCGCGTGATGCGAGCGCGTCGGGACGCCTTTGGTGGACAGCGCTTTTCGTTTTTTTCGCGGTCGAGGCCATTTTTGTCGCGGCGCTTGTCCAAAGCGGTGACTGGCCATCCTCAAGGCGAGGCTCCTTCATCGGTACCCGCCAGCCCGGCATAGAAGATTTCACTTCCGACGATATTGCGGCTTACCTGACCGCGGAATGGAAATCCGGAGATACTACACTCAAGTTTCACCCCGGCAGCAGTACGGCTCAAAATCCAGAAGAGTTTTTCAAGGCGCTGAAGTCTGATTTTGAAACTATCAAAGACATTTTCGATGCCGAAAACGCAACACTGCCCGGGGAAATATTGATATTCGGGGATGAACTTGATGAAGTGCTGTCAATGCATCAAATAAACGGAGGATGGATTGACGGCTCGCGGCTTTTCGCGCCGGAGGGCCGCTCCGCTGTTAGGCCGCTTTTGCGGCTTGTATCGAACGATACGCTTGAAGATAGAGTTCCGGGGTTTTTTGCCTCCCTTTCAGATTTCGTTGGCGGTTATCTGGATTTTTACAACGCGCATCCGTACGAAGATTTTTTCCAACAGACCGATTCCGAATGGCAACAGGATGCACTTCTTGCAATCCCCGCCGCGCGCGTCGTTTTGGACGACCAGAGGCTTTCGCCCTATTTCATTTCGCTTCCAGAGCGCGGCGAATCCTTGTTCGCAAACACGGATGCCGCTTCAAAAATACTCATCAAGGGATTTTATAGATACTTGCTTGATACCTACGAATGGAAAGGGTTTGCCTCGCTGCTTGGCATCGGTTCCACAAAAGGCGACGCGTTTGAACAAGCGTTCGGCAAACCACTCAAAGATTTGCTTAATGAATTCCAAGTAAAACTCGACACAATTTCAAAAGATCCAAAGTCAGATTCAGAAGCGCCGTTCCTATTCGCGCAGGCCAAGCTTCGGGCGCTTGAGGCCGGCGCCTTGGCGGTTACGTCTCGTACCCAAGTTTACTCCGATGTGGAATCGTTATTGAGTCAGGAAGTAAAGCGATTCAGGCTTCCCACCCGCGATTTGGCGCGCAGGAATTCCGCGCTCGGCAGGTTGTATGCGGCGCGCTTTTTGTCTTATCCCGACCCGTCTACCAACGAAGCGAAGGATTGGATGAAAAAAGCGGTCGGCATTCTCGGCTCCCGTTCGTCAAACGAGGACGCTGCTGAAGCGATTAGGAATAAGTGGACATCGGGGCTGATAAACGAATACGCTGGAAATTACGAAGAAGCTGATGTTTACTTTTCGCAGTTGATCGGCCGGCCGGATCTCGCGCTGCATTTTTTGCCGCGCTACGCTGATATACTGATCGCCAGACGCAATTTTCAGCGCGCAGCTGACGTTCTTTCGCTATACCTTGACATCCATCCGAACAATTTGCGTGCTCGATTCCAACGCATGTCATGCCTTGCAAAGACTCGCGACCTGGAGGGCGCTTCAAGCGACGCTGCGCTGATCCTCGATCACCCTGCCGTGCTGGAAGGACTGCACGTGGAATGGAAAAAAGTGGCGGAGCATATTAAGGCCGAGTTCGAGACCAATCCCGACGCGGCGAAAGTAGAATGGAAGCCCGCCCAGAAGCCCAAGCCGGAAGAGCCTGTAAATAAGCCCGCGCGCGGCTCCAGGGAACGCAAGCCGTCCGGCAGTTCACGATAG